The DNA region GCAGCGGCTGCGCCTCGTGGTGCCCGACGACCACCGGCTGGCCGGGCGCAGGCGCGTCCGCCTCGCGGAGGCCGCCGACGAGACGTTCGTCACCCTGGAGCCGGGGTACGGCCTGCGGCGGATCACCGACGCCCTCTGTACGGAGGCGGGATTCACCCCGCGGGTCGCGTTCGAGGGGGAGGAGGCCGAGACCCTGCGCGGCCTGGTCGCCGCCGGGCTCGGGGTGGCCCTGCTGCCGCCGCCCGCGGTGGCCCGGCCAGGGGTGGTCGAGCTGAACGTCACCGCGCCGCGAGCGGTCCGCGAGATCGGCGTCGCCTGGCTGGACGGCCACCCGGACACCCCGCCGGTGGCCGCCTTCAAGCGCTTCCTGCTGTCGCGCCGGGGCCACCTGCTCCCGGACTGAGCGTCGCCGGCCGGGCCGTACCGATGACGGCGGGTGTGCGTACGTCCGTGCCGCTGAGGGGCGTCAGTGCCGCAGCGACCGCCCGAACCCGGCGGCCAGCGGCATCCGCAGCCCGAGCGGCGGCGGTGCGGCGAAGGCGTCCTCGACCGGGCGGGCGTAGGAGCGGGCGAAGAGCGACCCCCGCACGAAGTCCGCGGCGAGCGCCACCACTTCGAAGCGGTGCCGGCGCAGCCCGTGCCCGTCCGAGTGGACCTCGAACCGGCAGGTGTCCCGGTTGGTCTTCTTGACGCGTTCGGCCAGCCGGTAGGAGAGCTCCGGATCCGTCCGCGCGTCGTTCGTGCCGTGCACGATCAGCACCCGGCGCCCCGCCAGATGCTTCACCGGCTCGGGCTCCGGCGCGGACGCCTCGGGCAGCCAGGGCGCCATCGCCAGTACCGAGGTGACGGCCGCGTGCCCGGCCGCACGCAGGGCCGCCCGGCCCCCCATCCCGTGGCCCGCGAGGCAGACGGGGACGTCGCCGTACCGCCGCCGGACCTCGTCGGCGGCCCACTCGGCGTCGGTCGCCGGGTCGGCCCCGGAGTTCCAGCCGCGGCGGCGGTAGCGGACCACGTGCACGGCCAGCCCGTCCTCGGCACCGGCGCGGGCCAGAGTGCGTGCGAACGGCAGCTGGGCCGCGTACGAGAGGGAGGAGGGACGGCGACGCGAGTCCGTCTCGCCGTCCGGGAGCAGCAGGACCACGCCGCCGACCTCGGATAGTGCCCCGGCCGTCCGGACGGCCCGTCCCAGCCTCGCGGCGGGCTGGGGAAGTGCGCGCTGTGCCATGACAGAACAGTGTCAGAAGGACACGCGTATTCCATCCGCTCCGCACTCATTGTTACGCATCGGGGGGCAGCGTTCTACGCGCGTAGGCGTTAGAGTGCCCAGATGACGAGCCAGACCCCGAACGTCCCCGGTCCCGATCAGATCCGCCGCGCCCCCAAGGTGTTGCTGCACGACCATCTCGACGGGGGCCTGCGCCCCGGAACCGTCGTCGAACTCGCCGCGGCCCAGGGTTACGACGCGCTGCCCGAGACGGAGGCGGACCGGCTCGGCACCTGGTTCCGCGAGGCGGCGGACTCCGGTTCGCTGGAGCGCTACCTGGAGACGTTCGCCCACACCTGCGCCGTCATGCAGACCCGTGACGCGCTGTTCCGGGTGGCGGCCGAGTGCGCCGAGGACCTCGCCGAGGACGGTGTCGTCTACGCCGAGGTGCGGTACGCCCCCGAGCAGCACCTCACCGCCGGGCTGTCCCTCGAAGAGGTCGTCGAGGCCGTCAACGACGGCTTCCGGGAGGGCGAGCGCCGGGCCCGCGCCAACGGCCACCGGATCCGGGTCGGTGCCCTCCTCACGGCGATGCGGCACGCGGCCCGCGCCCTGGAGATCGCCGAGCTGGCCAACCGCTACCGCGATCTGGGAGTCGTCGGCTTCGACATCGCCGGCGCCGAAGCGGGCTACCCTCCCACCCGCCACCTCGACGCGTTCGAGTACCTCAAGCGGGAGAACAACCACTTCACCATCCACGCGGGTGAGGCCTTCGGCCTGCCGTCCATCTGGCAGGCCCTCCAGTGGTGCGGCGCCGACCGGCTCGGCCACGGTGTCCGCATCATCGACGACATCGAGGTCGCCGACGACGGCGGCGTGACGCTCGGCCGCCTCGCCTCCTACGTCCGGGACAAGCGCATCCCGCTGGAGCTCTGCCCGACCTCCAACCTCCAGACCGGCGCCGCGGCCTCGTACGCGGAGCACCCCATCGGGTTGCTGCGGAAGCTCCATTTCCGCGTCACCGTGAATACGGACAACCGGCTGATGAGCGGCACCAGTATGAGCCGCGAATTCGAGAAGCTGATCGAGACATTCGGATACACGCTCGACGACATGCAGTGGTTCACAGTCAATGCGATGAAGTCAGCGTTCATTCCTTTCGATGAACGTCTGGCCATGATCAACGACGTCGTGAAGCCGGGGTACGCGGAGCTGAAGTCGGAGTGGCTGTTCCGGCAGACGGCCGCCACCAGCGGTTCTTCGGACACGTCTGCCTGAGCGGGCCTGTGGGGAAGCGGCCGGAAGCCCGGAATTCCGGCCGTTTTCCGTGTCCGGGGATGTTTGCGGGAGCGGTGCGGGGCTGACTACGTTGCAGAGCCCCTCACATCCCCTTCCCCAAGGATGAATGACTCATGAAGCAGTCTGCCGTCAGGACCCTCGGTGTCGCCGCTCTGGGTGCCGCCTTCGCCGCCGCCGGTGCCGGGAGCGCCTCCGCCGTCGCTCTGCCCGTCGACTCCGTGGCCGATGTGCTGCCCGCCAACGTCGCGCTCGACTCCGTGACCGACGCGCTGCCGGCCGCGCAGCAGGCCGCGGGCGGCCTGCTCGACCAGCAGAAGGGCGGCGACCAGAAGGGCGGAGGCGCCCTCATGTCGAAGGGCACCGACCTGCTCGGCGGCCTCCCCGCCGGCGGGCTGGCCGGCGTCCTGCCCCTCGGTCGCTGAGGCCCCTCAGCGGCCGCTGAGGCCACTGCGCGTCGTACGTGCCCCGGCACGCACAGAGGGCGCGCACCCGGTCAGGGTGCGCGCCCTCCTGCTGTTCTCCCCGTGGCCGGCCGCTCCTCCTGGCCGGTGCTCTCCCCCTGGACCCCGCCGTCACCAGGCCGTCGTGGAGGAGTGCTTCTCCGACGGCAGCAGTACCCACAGCGCCAGGTAGAGCACGAACTGCGGACCCGGCAGCAGGCAGGAGACCAGGGCGATCACCCGCATCGTCCCGGCGGAGACGCCGAAGCGGCGCGCCAGCCCCGCGCACACTCCACCGATCATGCGGCCTTCGGTAGGGCGGACAAGTGCGGCCATGGTGACTCCTTCGCGAAGCGTCGCGGGAGCAGTCCTTGTCGTGCTCCCGATACCTCCATGATGCCTGGGCGAACGAGGGCAAAGTATCGCTCTACGGGGCGATACCGACCCTGGAAATCGTCGGGGTCGCCCCCTGAGGCGCCTCGCTCCTCACGGCTCGGGACTCGTGGCCGATCCGGGCGAGATCCCCGGCCCCCGCCCGGTTGCCCCGGCGCAGCCGAGCCCGGCACACCGGGACGACGAGGAGATGGGCGAGCGTGACACCGGCCGTGTTCAGCAGGATCGAGTCGACGTCCACGACCTGCCCCGGCACCCCGGTCTGCCCCAGCTCGATGGCCGAGGAGATCAGCGCCCCGGCCGCGACCGTCCGGGCCAGCGATGCCCACGGGGAGACCAGCAGCCGTCCCCCGGCCATCGGCAGCAGCACGCCCAGGGGGGCCAGCAGCAACAGCCCCTCACCGATCCTGCGCACCGCCTCGGCCCCGCCGAGGGCCAGGTCCGCCCTGATCCCGTCGAAGGGCCGCAGATTCGCGGCGGTCACCCAGGGCACGTCCAGCGGGCGCAGCGTCAGCCAGGCGACGAAGAGTAGATGTGCGAGGAGGAGGACTACCCCCGCCGCGCGGAAGCGGATGACGGACCGGCCGTCCGGACTGTGACGCACGAGCACCAAGACGCCACGACCGGCAGGATCGGTTCCGCTCGGACGCACGCGAAGGAACTGTGATGCCCGGCACTCCCCGAGGAGCTCGGCCCGGGTGACGCCGCGACCGCGACGGCACCCCACCGCGCACCCGCACCACGCCACACCGCCCGTCCCCTACGGGGCCGCCTTCAGCGTCGGGACGTCCGTCGGCCGGCTCTTCGTCCGGGACGTGCACAGATAGTCCCGCGGCGGGTACTTCCCGGGCCCGCCGAGCAGCGCCGAGCCCCCGGAACCCCCGGCGTCGCTCTCCGCGTACGAGCAGACCAGCTGCGCCAGCGCCTCCGCCGGGAGGTCCTCGGGCTGCTCGCTGAGGCGCAGGGTGCCCTTCGGATCGCCCTCGCGGCCCCCCGTGAGCCGCAGCCCCGCCGGTACGAGCGTGGAGAAGCCCGCCCGCCGCTCGTCGTCGGACGGCGCCTGCCGCAACTGGTCCAGCAGCGCCCGCGCGACCCGCACGCCGTCCGGCCCCGACCCCCCGATCTCGACCGTGCGCTCCACCGGCTCCAGCTGAGAGGCGCACACCAGATAGACCTGGACCGTCAGGCTCCCCGGCGGCAGGTCGCGGGCATCCGCGGCGGACGTCCGGCACGGCACCCTGGACGGCGCCGCCCCGGCGTCCACCGGCACCGACGTGCTCCGGATCCCGCACCCGGCGGCCAGCACCACACAGGCCACGACGGCGGTGAGCGCGGTGGCGGCCCGTCGGGGACGTACCCCGGCGGCCGGCCGCGCGTCCGGCCGGAGGGTCCCGCGTACGTCGTACGCGCGCTCGCCGCGCATCACCTCGCGCCGCCCTTCCCGTGTGTGCCCCGGCCCCGCTCGCCGGAACGTCCGGCGCCGGCGTCCTGTTCCCGGCCCGCGTCCTGAACCGCGTCCCCGTCCGCCTCCCGCGCCGCGTCCCGGTCCGTTTCCGCCGGCTGACCCGCCGGCCGTCCGGCGTCGCGCGGCAGCCGCAGGAGGAACACCGCTCCGTCGCCGTCCGGCGAGTTGTACGCCGTGATGTCGCCGCCGTGGACATGGGCGTTCTCCATCGCGATCGACAGGCCCAGCCCGCTGCCCTCGGAACGCGGACGGGAGGCGCTCGCCTTGTAGAAGCGGTCGAACACGTGCGGCAGGACCTCCTCGGGAACGCCCGGACCGTGGTCGCGTACCTCGATGGTCAGCTCGTCGTCGTCCGCCCGCACCGCCACCCGGACCGGGGAGCCGCCGTGCTTCAGCGCGTTGCCGATGAGGTTGGCCAGGACGACGTCCAGCCGGCGCGGGTCGAGCCGTGCCATCAGACCGCGTTCGGCGTCCAGGTCGACCGCGTCCAGCCAGGCCCGCGCGTCGATGCACGCGGTCACCTGGTCGGCCACGTCCACCGTGTCCAGGACCAGCCGGGCCGTACCCGCGTCGAAACGGGTGACCTCCATGAGGTTCTCGACCAGGTCGTTCAGCCTCCGGGTCTCGCTGACCACCAGGTGCACGGCGGGCGCGATCATCGGATCCAGGTTGTCCGCCTCGTCCTCCAGCACCTCCGCGACGGCGGTGATCGCGGTCAGCGGGGTGCGCAGCTCGTGCGACATGTCGGCGACGAACCGGCGGCTCGACTCCTCACGGGCGCTCATGTCCGCGACCTTCTTCTCCAGGGAGCTCGCCGCCCTGTTGAACGTACGTGAGAGGTCGGCCAGTTCGTCCGTGCCCGAGACCACGAGGCGGGTGTCGAGCTTGCCCTCGCCGAGCTTGCGGGCCGCGTCCCCCAGCCGCTGCACGGGCCGCAGTACGGTCGTCGCCGCCGCCTGCGCGAGCAGCGCCGAACCGATCAGCGCCAGCGCGGTCGCGACCCCCAGGGACCAGGCCAGCGAATTGAGGTCCTGGCGCTCCTGGTCGAGGGACTTGAGCATGTACCCGGTCGGGCCCCCGCCGATGATCTTCGTACCGGCCACCAGGTAGGGGGTGCCGTTGATGCTCGTACGCTGCCAGAACAGGTGGTAGCCGAAGGAATCGCCGTTCTTGAGCGGCTGCTTCCTGTCCACCTGCCTCTGCAACGACTCGGGTACGTCCTGTTTGGTGAACGCGTCGAGGTTCGAGGACGCCACGACCGGCTTCCCGTCGTGGGAGCCGACCAGCAGCACGTGGTAGCCGGGGCTGCTGCTGGACATCTGCTCGGCCGCGTCCCGCAGTTCGGCCGCCGTCAGCTCCACCGGAAGCGAGGCGGCCCGGTTCTGCATCTGCCGGCGGAAGTCCCCGAGCGCCGCGTCCTGTGTACGGGTCAGGACGGCCTCGCGGTTGAGCCAGTACGCGATGCCCGAGGCGGACACCGCCGCCACCAGGGCCACCAGCGCGAACACGATCAGCAGCCGCAGCCGCAGGCTGGTCCAGCGAAGACCCGCGAGGAAGGAACGCTTCGGGGCACCGCTCACTGAGGCGAGTCCAGCCGGTAGCCGACACCGCGCACGGTACGGATCAGGGTCGGCGAGGACGGCACGTCCTCCACCTTCGCCCGCAGCCGCTGGACACACGCGTCCACCAGCCGGGAGTCACCGAGGTAGTCGTGCTCCCACACCAGCCGCAGCAGCTGCTGCCGCGACAGCGCCTGACCGGGCCTGCGGCTCAGCTCCAGCAGGAGGCGCAGCTCGGTCGGCGTGAGCTGGAGGTCCTCGCCGTTCTTGGTGACGGTCATCGCCGAACGGTCGATGACCACACTGCCGAAGGTCGCCGAATCGGTGGACTCCCGGTCACCGCGGCGCAGCACCGCGCGGATACGGGCGTCGAGCACCCGGCCCTGCACGGGCTTCACCACGTAGTCGTCGGCCCCTGACTCCAGCCCCACCACGACGTCGATGTCGTCGCTACGGGCGGTCAGCAGGATGATCGGCAACTGGTCGGTGCGCCGGATGCGGCGGCAGACCTCGAAACCGTCGATCCCGGGCAGCATCACGTCCAGCACGATCAGGTCGGGCCGCTGCTCCCGGAGCAGCTCCAGGCCGTCCTCTCCCGTCGCCGCGGTGGCCACGCGGTGGCCCTGGCGAGACAGCGAGAGTTCGAGGGCCGTGCGGATGGCGTCGTCGTCCTCGATCAGCAACAGGAAAGGCACGGGGGCCATTGTGGCCCATAGGGGTGTCACAGTTCGACAGCGCTCCCCACCCGGACCGGACCCCGGTGCGTCCCGACGGGCCGTACAGGGCCCTGACCTGCCTTGTGACAGGCCTGTGACAGTCGGGGGACAGGGCCATGAAATCGCCCCGGCAAGCTCGTTGGCACAAGGAACGGACGAACTCCACCGACGGGGGGCGCGAGATGAACGCACTGCACAGCACCACCTCGAGCGCAGTTGTCACGCGCCTCCACGACGCCGGTCGGAGCACGGAGAAGTCCGGCACCGGGGGAGGGCGGGGGTGCTTCCGTGGTGCCGGGCGTCAGCACGCGTCCCATCTGGCGATGGTTGACGCGTCCTCGGGGGGAAACGGGGGGCACGGGGGACCCGCGTACGGGGAGGGCTCGGGGGAGCGGAAGCCCCTGGCGCGGACCGAGGACGCCGAAGCGGCGTTCACGGCCTACGTCCAGGAGCGGCGCGCCTCCCTGTACGCGACCGCCTACCACCTGACCGGCGACCGGTTCGAGGCCGAGGACCTGCTGCAGAGCGCCCTCTTCTCGACGTACCGGGCGTGGGACCGGATCACGGACAAGGCGGCCCTCGGCGGGTACCTCCGCCGCACCATGACCAACCTGCACATCAGCGCCTGGCGCAGGCGCAAGCTGAACGAATACCCGACCGAGGAGCTGCCGGAGACGGTGGGCGACACGGACGCGATGCGCGGCACGGAGCTGCGCGCGGTGCTCTGGCAGGCGCTCGCCCGGCTGCCGGAACTCCAGCGCACGATGCTGGTCCTGCGCTACTACGAGGGCCGCACGGACCCGGAGATCGCGTCGATACTCGGCATAAGCGTCGGCACGGTGAAGTCGAGCATCTGGCGGTCGCTCCGCCGGCTCCGCGGGGACGAGGTCCTCAGCTTCGGCCGTGACGAGGAGGAGTCCTTCGGCGAGTTGGTGGCCTGAGGGGTAACGGGGGGAACGGGCCGGCGCTTCGGGGGAGGCGGCGGTACGGGGGCGGTACAAGGCGGGGGCGGACGGGCCGGGGGGTCCCGTCCGGCCCCGCCTCGCCGTGCGGGGCGCGGCCGGACCTCGCGTCCGGCACCGCGGCACCGGCGGTTTCGCGTGCGGTGTCCACATCTCTCCCCTTCCCTCCCCGGCACCTCTTCCACCACGTCGTAGGTTCGTACGACTTACGGGTCTCCTTGTCGCCGTGCGGGCTGAGGCCCTTGCTAGCCTGAGAAGACCACGTCAAGCAGACGTCCGGGGGACTCATGAGCGAGCAAGTGACCAGCCAGGCGAACGATCCGGTGACGGGGGCCGCAGGGGGCGGTGTGCCGACCATGCAGCTGGATCAGATTCCGGCCGACCCGTCTTCACCCCCCGTCTACGGCCCCTTCGTGCCCGGCACCGGCCCCCTCGCGCCCGGCACCGCCGATCTGGTCTCCACCCCGGAGGAGAAGCGCGCCGCGGCCAACGCCATCCAGGGACGCATCCAGCCCGGTACCAAGAGGGCGGGGGAGTGGGCGAAGGACGAGACCTCGGCCGCCGTCAAGGCGCTCGCCGCCAAGGACGGCGACGGATGGATCACTTCACGTGCCCTGAAGAAGGCACACGCCACCTGGGGCGATCAGGTGCAGAACCTGATGAACCGCCTCGAAGGGGAGAAGGTCGCGCTGAGCGGAGCCCAAACGGTCCTTCGGGGCACGGACCTGTCGACCGGGGGACAGATCCGCCAGTGCTCCCCGTTTGACGGCTACTGACGGCCGCGGCCGGACCGCACGAGTCGGCTCGGCGCGTGTACGCCCCGCTCGGCTCCGGTGAGGCCGGCCTCACGGCGAAGGCCGGTGGGGGACGCGCGTTCACCGATGGTGGCGGCTGTTCCCGTCGGTGGAGGCCGCCTCCATCCACGTATCACCAGCAGGCATCCGGACAACGGGGGGAAGGGCATGCCCACCTACCACGACATGGCAGGCGAGCTCCACACGTGCCAGGAGTGGTACGACCGGGAAGTGCACAGCATCACGATGGGGCAGACGTGGCTCGGCCAGAGCTCGACCGCCGCCAACGCGATGTTCGGTGTCACGCTCAACGAGTACAAGGCGGCCCAGGCCGAGGCGAAGGCGATGGCCTCGCTGCTGAGGGACGCGCACTCCCAGTTCGCCGAACTGAAGGGCAAGCTGAAGACGGCGAAGGACGGTGCCGTGGGGGACGGGATGCTGGTCTCGGACACCGGCAGGGTCACTTATGACACGGCGAGTCTGAGCCGGAGCACACGGACCGCCTATCACCACGATCCGGACTTCCAGCAGTCGGTGAGGGAGGCGGTCAGCTCCTGGCAGCAGGAGATCGACCGCCTGGTCGCGGCGGTGACCGACGCGGACGGCGGTGTGGAGGTCGCGCTGAAGGGCGTCGTGAAGGACAGCGACGCTCTGGACGGCACGATGAACGGATTCAACGCCAAGCCTCTCGACGACATCGAGGAGTACGAGGTCCGCAACACCGAGGAGATCGCGGAGCGCATCCTCAGCGGCAAGGCCACCGACGCCGAGATCGCGGAGTTCGATCGGTCGATGCGGGACAACGGCGATGACAAGGAATTCGCCCAGTCCTTCCTCGGCAAGCTGGGCCCCGAAGGCCTCGTCAGGCTGAGCGATGTCATGTCCGACCGCGAACAGGCCGGGGGCGCTTCGGGCGCCCAGTACACGAATCTGCTGGGCGGCCTGGCCAACACGGTCGCGACGGCCACCCAGGTTCCTGGCTCGATGGCGGACGCGGCACCGGGCTCACCGAAGTACGAGAAATGGCTGAACAGCGCCGACGGCGCGTTCTACCGGGAGTTCACCACGGGACTCAAGGAGGCCGGGGCCAAGAACTACGACTCGAACAGCAACCCGCTGTACGGCTACCGCCCGTTCGTCGAGATGATGACGCACGCCGACGTGCCGTTCGACGACCAGTTCCTCAACCAGCTCGGCGACGACATGATCGCCGCCGAGAAGAAGAACTCCGCCATGTTCATGCAGTGGGGCGGCAATCACACCGAGGGCCGGGCGGACGCGCTCGACAGCCTTCTCGAGGTGATGAGCAGGAACCCCGACGCGGCCACCGCCTTCTTCGACCCGGACATGGACAACGGCCAGTCGCACCTGGACTACCTGGTGGGCAAGGGGGACGGGGCGAGGGAATGGCCGCAGACGGCCGTTCCGGCCGGTCCCATGGTGGTGACGGAGGACGACCCGCTCAGCCGCCATGGACTGGGCGCCGCGTTGGAGGCAGGGGCTACCGGCCGCGTACCGCTGGAGGAGGGGCAGGACCCCTGGCCTGAGGTAAAACACAGCGAGGCGCAGGCTAGGGCCATGAAGGGCATACTCAGCACGCTGGCGCCGAGTACGGGCACTGACGCCCCGGTACCGGAAGCGCTGCGCGAGCCGCTGGCAAATGCGCTGGGTGAGTATGCCAGCGATACGCACCAGATTATGAGTAATGACGCCGGCTACATCAGGGGCTCCACGGCTGGATACTTCACCGATGCAGACGGGTCGCATCTGGCGGTGAATGTGAAGGATTTGATCCAAGTGATGCGAGGCATCTCGGAGGATCCGGAGGCGTACGGCACGCTACACAAGGCGGAGTCACGCTACATCGATCTCCAGATGGAGCACGTCCCGGAAAACGCGAGTCAGCAGCAGATGACCCAGCCGATTCGCGAGGGAGGTAATGCCCTCGGCGTCCTGAGTGGGATCAGGGAGGACGTTATCAATGACACTCGCATGGATGCCCACGCCGAGGCCGAATGGAAGTCGAAGATGCTCTACCACGTCGTGGGAGGCGCGCTGACACCCATTACCGTTGCAGAACTTCCTGTGGGTGACCTCCTTCAACGAGGCGTGGATGTATGGGCATGGGAGGTGGGCAACGCCTTGAAGGAAGAAGCCGACGCGACTGCCAACTCGGGCGTTGCAGACCAGTTTCTCGAAACAGAGCAGCAAATGTCCCTCATGGTTGAGAGCTGGGTCAACGGACGGTCTGACATCGACACCTCGACCGCAGCTGGGAAGGCTGAGCTATCCAGCCTCACACAGGACGTGCATGAGGCGCACGTAAGCGGCGCGACCATAGCTAATAAATATCTGTCGGACACGACGAACTGAGTTCCCATGTCCAATTGTTCTCCTTCTCCGGTGGCCGAGGGCCCTACGAACCCCGTGCCTGAGCGCCGTGGACGTTCGAGGTCCCGATTCCTCGTCCTGTCCCTGGTGTTCGTCTGTCTTCTCGGCGTCGGTGTCGCGTGGTTCGTCCGGGACTTCTCCCGGCCACCGTCCTGTGAGGGGATGCGGCACGACGAGCGAGTGGAGAAGGCGCTGGGTGATCGTTACGACAAGGGGATGACCTGTGCCGACCTGGGAGCGGCGGTGAAGGCGGTCACGCTGGGGAAGCAGCCGGGGGAGCACTCCTTGCGGCAGGCGCAGGCGATGAAGGACGTGGTCCTCGCAGTCGCTGACGGCCTCGACGAGGACGGTGGAGGGCTTGACCAGAATCTTCGGCTGCCGTTGGCGGAGGTCCTCGCGGACTATCGAGTGGACCTGCGGGAGAACATGGGGCTGACGCCCGTGGACTACGTCAGGAACGGGATCGCGTCGAAGCCCGCGTGGGAGGACGAGACCGGTGTCCACGTATCGGTGAACTGGAGGACTGCCCTACTGCCTGTCGTCCGGGCGGTGTCCGAGGACCCCGATGCCTACGCGGTGGTCCGCGAGGCGGTGACGCGGCAGGCGGCCGAGGCCCTCGCGGCGATGAAGCCGGACGGCACCGGGAACACGCTGAGCGCTCCCGCCGCGCACAGTGCGTGGGCGCTGGGCAACCTCGACGGGGTGGCCGCCGACGTGGTCAGCTCTCTGAGGAGTGATCGCGGGCGCGAGTGGCAGGCGGCAGTCCTTGCCGACTTGTCGCGGACCGGCGAAGGAGAGAAGACCGCTGTTCCCGCT from Streptomyces sp. NBC_01754 includes:
- a CDS encoding PspC domain-containing protein; protein product: MAALVRPTEGRMIGGVCAGLARRFGVSAGTMRVIALVSCLLPGPQFVLYLALWVLLPSEKHSSTTAW
- a CDS encoding HAMP domain-containing sensor histidine kinase, which translates into the protein MSGAPKRSFLAGLRWTSLRLRLLIVFALVALVAAVSASGIAYWLNREAVLTRTQDAALGDFRRQMQNRAASLPVELTAAELRDAAEQMSSSSPGYHVLLVGSHDGKPVVASSNLDAFTKQDVPESLQRQVDRKQPLKNGDSFGYHLFWQRTSINGTPYLVAGTKIIGGGPTGYMLKSLDQERQDLNSLAWSLGVATALALIGSALLAQAAATTVLRPVQRLGDAARKLGEGKLDTRLVVSGTDELADLSRTFNRAASSLEKKVADMSAREESSRRFVADMSHELRTPLTAITAVAEVLEDEADNLDPMIAPAVHLVVSETRRLNDLVENLMEVTRFDAGTARLVLDTVDVADQVTACIDARAWLDAVDLDAERGLMARLDPRRLDVVLANLIGNALKHGGSPVRVAVRADDDELTIEVRDHGPGVPEEVLPHVFDRFYKASASRPRSEGSGLGLSIAMENAHVHGGDITAYNSPDGDGAVFLLRLPRDAGRPAGQPAETDRDAAREADGDAVQDAGREQDAGAGRSGERGRGTHGKGGAR
- a CDS encoding alpha/beta hydrolase family protein gives rise to the protein MVLLLPDGETDSRRRPSSLSYAAQLPFARTLARAGAEDGLAVHVVRYRRRGWNSGADPATDAEWAADEVRRRYGDVPVCLAGHGMGGRAALRAAGHAAVTSVLAMAPWLPEASAPEPEPVKHLAGRRVLIVHGTNDARTDPELSYRLAERVKKTNRDTCRFEVHSDGHGLRRHRFEVVALAADFVRGSLFARSYARPVEDAFAAPPPLGLRMPLAAGFGRSLRH
- a CDS encoding SigE family RNA polymerase sigma factor, giving the protein MNALHSTTSSAVVTRLHDAGRSTEKSGTGGGRGCFRGAGRQHASHLAMVDASSGGNGGHGGPAYGEGSGERKPLARTEDAEAAFTAYVQERRASLYATAYHLTGDRFEAEDLLQSALFSTYRAWDRITDKAALGGYLRRTMTNLHISAWRRRKLNEYPTEELPETVGDTDAMRGTELRAVLWQALARLPELQRTMLVLRYYEGRTDPEIASILGISVGTVKSSIWRSLRRLRGDEVLSFGRDEEESFGELVA
- a CDS encoding VanZ family protein, which encodes MLVRHSPDGRSVIRFRAAGVVLLLAHLLFVAWLTLRPLDVPWVTAANLRPFDGIRADLALGGAEAVRRIGEGLLLLAPLGVLLPMAGGRLLVSPWASLARTVAAGALISSAIELGQTGVPGQVVDVDSILLNTAGVTLAHLLVVPVCRARLRRGNRAGAGDLARIGHESRAVRSEAPQGATPTISRVGIAP
- the afsQ1 gene encoding two-component system response regulator AfsQ1, producing the protein MPFLLLIEDDDAIRTALELSLSRQGHRVATAATGEDGLELLREQRPDLIVLDVMLPGIDGFEVCRRIRRTDQLPIILLTARSDDIDVVVGLESGADDYVVKPVQGRVLDARIRAVLRRGDRESTDSATFGSVVIDRSAMTVTKNGEDLQLTPTELRLLLELSRRPGQALSRQQLLRLVWEHDYLGDSRLVDACVQRLRAKVEDVPSSPTLIRTVRGVGYRLDSPQ
- a CDS encoding adenosine deaminase gives rise to the protein MTSQTPNVPGPDQIRRAPKVLLHDHLDGGLRPGTVVELAAAQGYDALPETEADRLGTWFREAADSGSLERYLETFAHTCAVMQTRDALFRVAAECAEDLAEDGVVYAEVRYAPEQHLTAGLSLEEVVEAVNDGFREGERRARANGHRIRVGALLTAMRHAARALEIAELANRYRDLGVVGFDIAGAEAGYPPTRHLDAFEYLKRENNHFTIHAGEAFGLPSIWQALQWCGADRLGHGVRIIDDIEVADDGGVTLGRLASYVRDKRIPLELCPTSNLQTGAAASYAEHPIGLLRKLHFRVTVNTDNRLMSGTSMSREFEKLIETFGYTLDDMQWFTVNAMKSAFIPFDERLAMINDVVKPGYAELKSEWLFRQTAATSGSSDTSA